Proteins encoded in a region of the Macaca mulatta isolate MMU2019108-1 chromosome X, T2T-MMU8v2.0, whole genome shotgun sequence genome:
- the LOC114674743 gene encoding X antigen family member 2 translates to MSWRGRSTYRPRPRRSLQPPELIVAMLEPSDEEPKEEKPPTESWDPTADQKREDDQVAAEIHVPDLEADLQELCQSKTGDECEDGTDVKGKILPKAEHFKMPEAKHMELTAQKGWIPESLVDTLEEVEDAVRQGTTAYKAGTHLTVHAPCTSVGMFAGHGPVSPFDHVVNATEL, encoded by the exons ATGAGTTGGCGAGGAAGATCAACATATAGGCCTAGGCCAAGAAGAAGTTTACAGCCTCCTGAGCTGATTGTGGCTATGCTT GAACCCAGTGATGAAGAGCCTAAAGAAGAGAAGCCACCCACTGAAAGTTGGGATCCTACAGCTGATCAGAAGAGAGAAGATGATCAGGTTGCAGCTGAGATTCACG tgccTGACCTGGAAGCTGATCTCCAGGAGCTGTGTCAGTCAAAGACTGGGGATGAATGTGAAGATGGTACTGATGTCAAGGGGAAGATTCTACCAAAAGCAGAGCACTTTAAAATGCCAGAAGCAA AGCATATGGAACTAACTGCCCAAAAAGGATGGATTCCAGAGTCCTTAGTGGATACCTTGGAGgaagtggaggatgcagtgaggcaGGGTACCACAGCCTACAAGGCAGGCACCCATCTCACTGTGCATGCTCCTTGTACCTCAGTGGGCATGTTCGCTGGGCATGGTCCAGTCAGCCCCTTCGACCACGTGGTGAATGCCACGGAGCTGTGA